In the Bos indicus x Bos taurus breed Angus x Brahman F1 hybrid chromosome 20, Bos_hybrid_MaternalHap_v2.0, whole genome shotgun sequence genome, one interval contains:
- the OTULIN gene encoding ubiquitin thioesterase otulin isoform X4 gives MYRAADEIEKEKELLIHERGSSEARLSVAPEMDIMDYCKKEWRGNTQKATCMKKGYEEVSQKFTSIRRVRGDNYCALRATLFQAMSQPAALPSWLQDPELTLLPEKLISKYSWIKQWKLGLKFEGKSKDLVDKIKESLALLRKKWASLAELRTAEARQMACDELFTNEEEEYSLYEAVKFLMLNRAIELYDDKEKGREVPFFSVLLFARDTSSDPGQLLRNHLNQVGHTGGLEQVEMFLLAYAVRHTIQVYRLSKYGTEEFVTVYPTDAPRDWPVVTLIAEDDRHYNVPVRVCEETSL, from the exons ATGTATCGTGCGGCGGatgaaatagaaaaggagaaagaattacTTATACATGAAAGAGGGTCATCAG AAGCTAGATTAAGTGTAGCTCCTGAAATGGATATCATGGACTACTGCAAAAAAGAATGGAGGGGAAATACGCAAAAAGCAACATGTATGAAAAAG GGCTACGAGGAGGTGTCTCAGAAATTCACCTCCATCAGGCGAGTCCGCGGAGATAACTACTGTGCGCTGAGGGCCACGCTGTTCCAGGCCATGAGTCAGCCGGCGGCGCTGCCCTCCTGGCTGCAGGACCCAGAGCTCACGCTG TTACCAGAAAAGCTCATAAGCAAATACAGCTGGATCAAGCAGTGGAAGCTGGGACTGAAATTTGAGGGGAAGAGCAAGGACCTGGTGGATAAAATTAAGGAGTCCCTCGCTTTACTGAGGAAGAAG TGGGCAAGCCTGGCTGAACTGAGAACTGCAGAAGCAAGGCAGATGGCTTGTGATGAACTGTTCACAAATGAAGAAGAGGAGTACAGCCTCTATGAAGCTGTCAAATTCCTAATGCTGAACAGAGCCATTGAACTCTATGACGataaggagaagggaagggaagtgccgtttttctctgtgcttctctTTGCTCGGGATACGTCAAGTGACCCTGGTCAGCTGCTGCGGAACCATCTGAACCAGGTGGGGCACACTGGCGGCCTGGAGCAG GTCGAGATGTTCCTCCTGGCCTACGCTGTGCGCCACACCATCCAGGTGTATCGGCTCTCCAAGTATGGCACTGAGGAGTTCGTCACGGTCTACCCCACCGACGCCCCCCGGGACTGGCCAGTGGTGACCCTGATCGCCGAGGACGACCGGCACTACAATGTCCCCGTCCGAGTGTGTGAGGAGACCAGCCTGTGA
- the OTULIN gene encoding ubiquitin thioesterase otulin isoform X2 produces the protein MSHGEMVSSFQISRLTLEEDMYRAADEIEKEKELLIHERGSSEARLSVAPEMDIMDYCKKEWRGNTQKATCMKKGYEEVSQKFTSIRRVRGDNYCALRATLFQAMSQPAALPSWLQDPELTLLPEKLISKYSWIKQWKLGLKFEGKSKDLVDKIKESLALLRKKWASLAELRTAEARQMACDELFTNEEEEYSLYEAVKFLMLNRAIELYDDKEKGREVPFFSVLLFARDTSSDPGQLLRNHLNQVGHTGGLEQVEMFLLAYAVRHTIQVYRLSKYGTEEFVTVYPTDAPRDWPVVTLIAEDDRHYNVPVRVCEETSL, from the exons CGAGGAGGACATGTATCGTGCGGCGGatgaaatagaaaaggagaaagaattacTTATACATGAAAGAGGGTCATCAG AAGCTAGATTAAGTGTAGCTCCTGAAATGGATATCATGGACTACTGCAAAAAAGAATGGAGGGGAAATACGCAAAAAGCAACATGTATGAAAAAG GGCTACGAGGAGGTGTCTCAGAAATTCACCTCCATCAGGCGAGTCCGCGGAGATAACTACTGTGCGCTGAGGGCCACGCTGTTCCAGGCCATGAGTCAGCCGGCGGCGCTGCCCTCCTGGCTGCAGGACCCAGAGCTCACGCTG TTACCAGAAAAGCTCATAAGCAAATACAGCTGGATCAAGCAGTGGAAGCTGGGACTGAAATTTGAGGGGAAGAGCAAGGACCTGGTGGATAAAATTAAGGAGTCCCTCGCTTTACTGAGGAAGAAG TGGGCAAGCCTGGCTGAACTGAGAACTGCAGAAGCAAGGCAGATGGCTTGTGATGAACTGTTCACAAATGAAGAAGAGGAGTACAGCCTCTATGAAGCTGTCAAATTCCTAATGCTGAACAGAGCCATTGAACTCTATGACGataaggagaagggaagggaagtgccgtttttctctgtgcttctctTTGCTCGGGATACGTCAAGTGACCCTGGTCAGCTGCTGCGGAACCATCTGAACCAGGTGGGGCACACTGGCGGCCTGGAGCAG GTCGAGATGTTCCTCCTGGCCTACGCTGTGCGCCACACCATCCAGGTGTATCGGCTCTCCAAGTATGGCACTGAGGAGTTCGTCACGGTCTACCCCACCGACGCCCCCCGGGACTGGCCAGTGGTGACCCTGATCGCCGAGGACGACCGGCACTACAATGTCCCCGTCCGAGTGTGTGAGGAGACCAGCCTGTGA